Below is a window of Defluviimonas sp. SAOS-178_SWC DNA.
GGGATCGCTGCGGAAGGCCGGCTCCTCCTCGCTCGCCTCGACGGAGGAGGTCAGGACACGGGCATGGGCCGGCAGGTAGGCGCCGCTGCGGGCGTCCCATTCGGGATAGGTCGCCTCGCCCGACAGCGCCTCGCGGTCGACATCCTCGGGCGCGAGGTCGAGATGCAGCTTGAGCCGGGTCGCCGGGGCCTTGGAAATCTGGCCGAGGCCGATCTCGTCCAGATCGTCGGCCGCCTTCTTGGCGTCGTCGTTCTCGTCCTCCTCGACCCTCCGGTTGAGGTTGATGAACTCGGCCCAGCTCAGGATCGCCTCGAACTTGTGGAGAATGAAACTGTCGTTGCGCTCGATCTGGTCGGCCTTGCGCCGCCGCGCCCGGTGGGTGCGGCCTTCGCCCGCCTCGGGCGTGCCCTCGGTCGCGCGGCTTTCGACGGCGGTCGCGGCCGAGAAGGCGAGCGGACGAAGATCGGGCCAGAGCGGCACGGGGCGGAACGGCCGGTAGCCGCGCGGGGCGCGGTAAGCGGACAGATCACCTGTCTCGACCGCCTTTGCCATGCGCGCGGCTTTGGGCGAAAGCGGCGCCGGATCGCCCAGAAGATCACGGATCACGGCTTCGACCGTGCGCTCGGCCTCGGGAAGCAGGGGAACGCGGCGAAGCGCCAGATGGGCCGCGCAAAGATCGGCATGAAGTCCCGCGAAGCCGGGCGCATCGGCGAGCGCCGCGCGGGTCATCGCCTGCGCCGCGATCAACGCGGCGAGGTCGGCGCGCAGCGGATCGTCCTCGACGCGCGGCGCGCCGGCATGGGCGGCGGCGGCGGTCAGCCAGACATAGAGCGCGGCGTTGGCTTCGCGCGCCGGAAAGAGCGCGAGCGTCTCGGGCAGGCGCAATGCCTCGCCATCGAAGCTCGCGCGCGGCGTGGTCTCGGTCTCCGCCCCGAGACGGCGGCGAAGCGACAGCCGGTGGGCGGAGTGTTCCGGCGCCACCGGCTTGATCTCCACCGCCGGCGACCCTCCGAGGCCGCGAAATAGAATTGCCAGCCGTCCGCCGACCTCATGAAGGCCGACACGGGCTCCGTCGTGGACGCTTGGCGCGTCGAGACGGCTGGCATAGGCGTGCCACAGTTTCCCGACGGTTTCCTCGGGTTCCCATGGCTCGATTTCGATCCCGGACATCTGCCGGCCTCACCCGAAAACGGCGGTGACGAGATCGAGGAGCCCGCGCTTGGTGTCGTCGTCGTCTGTCAACGGCTCGATCATCGCGACGCGGATGGCCCGATCGGGCGTCATCCCTTGCGCGATGAGCGTTGCCGCGTAGACGACGAGGCGGGTGGAGGTGCCTTCCTCCAGATCCTGGCCCTTGAGCGCGCGGAACTTGTTCGCGAGCCGCACGAGGGGCTTCACGCGATCCTCCGAAAGGCCGCTTTCGCGGGCGACGACGGGGATTTCGTGCTCCGGCTTGGGGAAGGTGAAGTCAAGGCTGACGAAGCGCTGCCGGGTGGACGGTTTCAGCGTCTTCAGGATGTTCTGGTAGCCGGGGTTGTAGGAGGCGACCAGCATGAAGCCCGGCGCGGCCTCCAGTTCCTCTCCCGTCCGGTCGATCGGCAGGATGCGCCGGTCATCGGTCAGGGGATGGAGGACGACGGTCACGTCCTTCCGCGCCTCCACCACCTCGTCGAGATAGCAGATCGCCCCCTCGCGCACCGCGCGGGTCAGAGGACCGTCGACCCACACCGTCTCGCCGCCCTTCAAGAGGTAGCGGCCGATGAGGTCGGCGGCCGAGAGGTCGTCATGGCAGGCGACGGTATAAAGCGGCCGGCCGAGCGTCGCGGCCATATGGGCCACGAAGCGGGTCTTGCCGCAGCCCGTCGGGCCCTTCAGCAGCATCGGCAGGCTGTTCTGGAAGGCCGCCGTGAACACGGCGCATTCGTCGCCTTGGGGCAGGTAGAAGGGGGCGTCCGCCGCCCCCTTGATGTCATATGTGCCGTCCATGGTCGTCACTCCGCCGCCACATGGTCTGCGTCATGCTCGATGCGATCCCGCTCAAGCGGGCCGGGCTCGATGATCTCGCGCCGCGGCATCAGGATCGCGTAGATGAAGAGTACCGCGCCAAGGACCACCGCCACGCCCGAGCCGAAGCGCATGGCGAAGAAGATCCACAGCTGGTCCTGGACGTCCATGTACGCTTCGCCCATCACCCGCTGGAGGTGGGTCTGCACGGTTCCGGCGAAGGTCAGCGTGAAGGTCATGAAGACCATGCCGCCCGACATCAGCCAGAAC
It encodes the following:
- a CDS encoding CbbQ/NirQ/NorQ/GpvN family protein, whose product is MDGTYDIKGAADAPFYLPQGDECAVFTAAFQNSLPMLLKGPTGCGKTRFVAHMAATLGRPLYTVACHDDLSAADLIGRYLLKGGETVWVDGPLTRAVREGAICYLDEVVEARKDVTVVLHPLTDDRRILPIDRTGEELEAAPGFMLVASYNPGYQNILKTLKPSTRQRFVSLDFTFPKPEHEIPVVARESGLSEDRVKPLVRLANKFRALKGQDLEEGTSTRLVVYAATLIAQGMTPDRAIRVAMIEPLTDDDDTKRGLLDLVTAVFG
- a CDS encoding nitric oxide reductase activation protein NorD, coding for MSGIEIEPWEPEETVGKLWHAYASRLDAPSVHDGARVGLHEVGGRLAILFRGLGGSPAVEIKPVAPEHSAHRLSLRRRLGAETETTPRASFDGEALRLPETLALFPAREANAALYVWLTAAAAHAGAPRVEDDPLRADLAALIAAQAMTRAALADAPGFAGLHADLCAAHLALRRVPLLPEAERTVEAVIRDLLGDPAPLSPKAARMAKAVETGDLSAYRAPRGYRPFRPVPLWPDLRPLAFSAATAVESRATEGTPEAGEGRTHRARRRKADQIERNDSFILHKFEAILSWAEFINLNRRVEEDENDDAKKAADDLDEIGLGQISKAPATRLKLHLDLAPEDVDREALSGEATYPEWDARSGAYLPAHARVLTSSVEASEEEPAFRSDPRAAKRIRAVKRQFEALRPARILTSGHRDGDELDTDRAIRSRIDLVATGEGDDRVWLQNRTEKRDLAVSILLDVSRSTEAAVPGHGHDGRAVIDIEREALAALAWGLDACGDDFAIHAFSSLKRDRVYVQTAKRFGEPMSAEVESRIAGLKPGFYTRLGAAIRHASAGLTREARRRRLLLVITDGKPNDLDHYEGRHGIEDSRKAVEEARRAGHAVFGITVDRDGKSWFPRLFGQGGYAVIPHPEKLTQALPEIYRQLVGA